From a single Rhinolophus ferrumequinum isolate MPI-CBG mRhiFer1 chromosome 15, mRhiFer1_v1.p, whole genome shotgun sequence genomic region:
- the LOC117034677 gene encoding zinc finger protein 695-like, whose protein sequence is MAASQGRLTFRDVAVDFSQEEWECLHPAERKLYTDVMLENYRNLCSLGLAVSKPDLVIFLERMKDAWDVKRKKTVSIHPVMPLEDTQGLLPKSDIEDSFHRMLLSTCNGEKSYQFSDSWKNFREGSNPNKHQRTQYPEHHCTCGSVFDQRSNLTHENRHIIEKTNECKCNKSLNRSLNLTEHESINTWEESYKCNHCGRVFIRLPSLNKCKKIHAEEKTYKCRECGKAFIRRSHLTRHERIHTTEKPYKCEQCGRAFTQRAHLTVHGRIHTGEKPYKCEQCGKAFNGRSHLTRHEIIHSGEKPYQCRECGKAFFRSSCLTQHQRIHSGEKPYKCRECGKAFIYRSQLTTHVRIHTGERPYKCEQCGKAFNRCSHLSLHERIHTGERRYKCTECGKAFIHRLQLTRHMRIHNGQKS, encoded by the exons ATGGCTGCTTCTCAG GGACGGTTGACATTCAGGGATGTGGCCGTAGATTTCTCTCAGGAGGAGTGGGAATGTCTGCACCCAGCTGAGCGGAAACTGTACACGGACGTCATGCTGGAGAACTACAGGAACCTGTGCTCCCTGG GTCTTGCTGTCTCTAAACCAGACCTGGTCATCTTTTTGGAGAGAATGAAGGACGCCTGGGATGTGAAGCGAAAAAAGACAGTGTCCATCCACCCAG TTATGCCTTTGGAAGATACCCAGGGCCTGTTGCCAAAATCGGACATAGAAGATTCATTCCACAGAATGCTTCTG AGTACGTGTAATGGAGAGAAAAGTTATCAATTCAGTGACTCTTGGAAAAACTTTCGAGAAGGGTCAAATCCTAATAAGCATCAGAGAACTCAGTATCCAGAGCACCATTGTACATGTGGGAGTGTCTTTGATCAACGCTCAAATCTTACACATGAGAACCGTCATATTATAGAGAAGACAAACGAATGTAAATGTAACAAATCTTTGAACCGATCTTTAAATCTTACTGAACATGAGAGTATTAATACTTGGGAGGAATCTTACAAATGTAATCACTGTGGGAGAGTCTTTATTCGATTACCCAGTCTAAACAAATGTAAGAAAATCCATGCTGAAGAGAAGACTTACAAGTGTAGAGAATGTGGCAAAGCCTTTATTCGGCGTTCACATCTTACTAGACATGAGAGAATTCATACTAcagagaaaccttacaaatgtgaACAGTGTGGCAGAGCTTTTACTCAGCGTGCACATCTTACTGTACATGGGAGAATCCATacaggagagaagccttacaaatgtgaACAGTGTGGCAAAGCCTTTAATGGGCGTTCACATCTTACTAGACATGAGATAATCCATAGTGGAGAGAAGCCTTACCAATGTAGagaatgtggtaaagccttcTTTAGGAGTTCATGTCTTactcaacatcagagaattcatagtggagagaaaccttacaaatgtagagaatgtggaAAAGCTTTTATTTACCGTTCACAGCTTACCACACACgtgagaattcatactggagagagaCCTTACAAATGTGAGCAATGTGGCAAAGCCTTTAACCGGTGTTCACATCTTAGTCTTCATgaaagaattcatactggagagaggCGCTACAAATGTACAGAATGTGGAAAAGCTTTTATTCACCGTTTACAGCTTACTCGACACATGCGAATTCATAATGGACAGAAATCTTAA